The Bacteroidota bacterium region TTCGCCGGTGTCGGTATAATTTCTGAAAACGGGAATACGCTGCTCGGTATTGCTTATCAGAAAACGTTCGGCCGCATCGGTTGTTTCCTGATCAAGCTGGAGCAGTTCAACACGGCTGGTGAGTTTGTTCAAATCGCGCAGGGCCACTTCCACGCTGTACTGGCCCGGCTGCTTTATGCGCATGGCAATGGATCCGGAAAGTATTTTGCTTTGTCCCGGTATGCCTTCATCGGTAAGTACAACGTGGCCACTGTCGGCCACAGTGCGCGGCGCGTTTAATGGGTGCAGAATGTAGCTGAGCAGCAGTTTTGCACTGTAGGTATTGGTATTCAGCGCGCGCACATAAAGCAATTGCGCAGCATCAAGGCGGAAGTAAAGCCGGGTGGCGGAGGCTGATTCGTTGTGCAATGCAAAATCAGCGCGTAGTATTTCGGCCTGCGCATCGTAGTAGGAGGCCATGTTCAACCGCGATGCGGCGGGCATTCCTGCGCGGCAGGTGGTAAGCAGCCAGAGTAATACAGCGAGTACACAAAGCCCGGTAACCTTCAGCTTCATACCTCATCCTCCGTATCGTCATCATCTGCATCATCGGCCATAAACTCAGCCGAGAGCGATTTGGTGGTTCTTGCGCCCAGCTTTTTCAGCTTTTCGGCACTCCGCACCAAATTACCACGTCCTGTGTCGAGCTTGCTGAATGCTTCCTGATGCGCAGCCTGCGCTTCTTCCAGCTTACGCCCGATCTTACGAAGGTCTTCGGTAAAGCCCACAAACTTTTCATACAGTTTACCGCTCTGGCGTGCAATTTCCAGCGCATTGCGGTTCTGGTTTTCCTGCCGCCATATACTGGCTACAGTGCGCAGCGTGGCCAGAAGTGTTGACGGGCTCACAATCACAATGTTCTTGTCAAAGGCCACATTAAACAACTCCGCATCGCCTTGCAGTGCAGCAGCAAACGCAGGTTCCACCGGCATAAACAGCAACACAAAATCAAGACTGTTCAGCGAATAAAGCTGCTGGTAATTTTTTGTACCCAGGTCGTTTATGTGTTTGCGCACGGCAGCTACATGCTCACGCAAAGCAGCAGTACGCTCGTCGTCTGTTTCGGCCGAGGTATAGCGCTCGTATGCCACCAGCGATACTTTTGAGTCAATTACCAGATGCTTGCCTTCGGGCAGGTATATGATCACATCAGGCCGGTGGCGCTGATTTTCTTCCGTGGTAATACTTTGCTGGAGTTTGTACTCTCTGTCGGCCACCAGCCCCGACTTTTCAAGTATGCTCGTCAGAATGTATTCACCCCACGCACCACGTTTTTGCGAGTCGCCTTTCAGCGCCCGCGTCAGGTTGGCAGCATCCGTACTCATTTGCTGATTCAGCTGATGAAGCTGTGCAAGCTGTTCTTTCAGTGATGCGCGTTCCTTGGTGTCTTCAAGATGTGTATCGTTAATCTTTTTCTCAAAATCTTTCAGCTTCTCGCCCAGTGGTTGCAGCAGTATGTCTAACTGCGTGCGGTTCTGGTCGGTAAACTTCTGGCTCTTCTCTTCAAAAATTTTATTGGCCAGCAGTTCAAATTCTTTGGTAAAACGTTCCTGTAGTTTTTCCAGTTGTCCTTTCTGTTCTTCCAGCTGCGTTTTCAGGTTTGCATGTGCTTCCTTTTCGCGCGCCAGTTGAGCCGAAAATTCAAGGTTACTGCCTCGCAACTCATTCAATAATTCATCCGCATTTTTCCGTTCTTCCTTCAGCGTATTTTCAAATCTCTGTTTTTCACGTTCAAGTTCACCACGCAATCGCACCACTTCATCAGCGGCCGATTTTTTTTCGGCTTCAAGCCCCGCATTCGTGCGTTTCAATTCTACCGTTTGCGGATCAATACGGTTTTTCATCAGCACCCACACAAGCAGGGCACCGGCAGCAATTCCACAAAAAATCAAAACTATTTCCACAGGGTTAAAAATACAGAAAAACAACCGCTCTAAATCATCGCATTATCTGCTGAATTTACAGTGAATTCTCACAAAATAGATAAGGAGCGAACCATTAGGTGCATCAAAAACAGGTCAGGCTCCAGCCTTCACTCCAAGTCCTCAGCAGTTTCGTACATTGAAAAGCCCTGTAAACCTTCCGGTCTTTCCGTTCAGTCTGGGCTATAAATTCAAACCGTCCGGCACATCAAATAAACACACCAATTAAAACAAACTCACAATACCAATATGTATTTTCCCGTCGCGCAGCTGCACCGGGTTACCAAACTGCCTGCCCAGCGCATACGTAATGGAAAGTATGCCGGCTTTGGTTTCAAAACTCACACCGGTACCAAACCCGAACGGCGTGTCGGTGGCAAAATCCTTGCTGCGGTTTTCGTACCACGCTCCGTCGGCAAACACAAAGAAAAACGAATTGGTTTCCAGTAAATAGCGGTATTCCACCGTGCCAATGCCGTAGCTCGATGCAAAAATCGACTCCTCGTCAAACCCGCGCAGCGAGCGCAAACCGCCAATGCGGTACAATTCGTTTCTGAAAATGGTTTCGTTTTGCAGCCACGCCGCCTGCACACTGGTTTTAATGGTGCTCCGCCTGCCCAGCGGCCAGTATTTGTCGAGCAGCAGCTCCGCACTGTACTGCACCGTGCGCAGCTTCAGGTTTTGGTACACCACCGGATTCAGGTTGGCATTCTGGCGTATGGTGCGGTTGCCAATATCGGCATTCACCATCAGCTGCCAGCCACGGCGCGGATTTAAACGGTAGTCCAGCTTCTCGCGCCTGAAACCAAGTCCCCACGAGGTCGTATTCACATCGGCAAACGGCGGCAGCGTGGTCAGGTTTTCATACGCCGCGGTCGATAGCAGCGATGAGTTGCGGCGGTTTACATAGGCTTTCAAACTGGCTGCACCGCTAAACATATACAGCAAACCAAAGTTCTGGTTTACGTCAATAAACGATGTATCGCGGCGGTAGAGGCGTATGGTATAATCAAGCCCCAGCGGTGTGCGCAGCAAATACGGGTAGGTGAGGCGCGCTTTCAGATCCTGCGTTTGTTCGCGCAGGCGGCGCCAGTTCAGGTCAATCAGTTCGCCGCGGCCAAAGCTGTTTTGCAGGCGCAGTCGCGCATCGCCGGTAAACACAAGCTGCCCGGTGCGGCTGTCGGGCAAAAAGCCGGCAACCCCGTCAAATTGCCCCGCGCGGCGTTTTTGCAAAAACAGCGTCAGTTTGGTGTATTTCGCCGTAAACAGTACGGTGTGCGATTGTGTTTCGCGCAAAAAGGGCAGTTCACGCAGGCGTGCCGTAATGGCGCGCAGCTGCTGTTCGTTGTAGGCATCGCCGGGTGCTATGCCTATGTAATTGTGCAAAAAGGCGGGCGCCAGTTTCAGATCGCCCTTTACCTCAATGCTGTCAATGCGGGTAAAGCGGCTTTTGTCAAGATGCAGTTTTGCACTTATCGTTTGCCCGGGCAAAATCTGCACACTGTCAAGCCGCACGGCTGCAAACGGGTAGCCATTGTTTTCGCACCAGTTCAGTACATCGTTTTGCAGGCGTGCGGCCTCGGCTATGCGAAGCGGACGGTTTCGCCAGCGGCGTTCGCGGAAACCGGCCGCATTGAGTATTTCCTCATCCACATTGCCTTTTTTGACAAATGCCCAGCGGTAGGCCTCACCCGCATTCAGCCACGCACGCAACACCATACTGTCTTGCTGCAAACTGTCGTAAGCTGCAGCCAGAAAGCCATCGTTCCAGCAACTGCGCAGCAAATTGTTCAGCGCATTTTCGCGCTCAGCTGTATTGGCAAAGGTTTCAGGTACTTTGTAGCGGCGAAGCACATTGGCCGTGCCGTTTTCATACACTTCCAGCCGCAGCTTTCCGGCTGCCTGTATCAGCAGCGGCAAAAGCAAAAGCACAAAAAGCAGCCTGAGTTTCATCGCCCGTAAATTACGCAATGTAAACGGCAGTAACGGCCATTTATTGGGCACCGCCAAACAAACGCGGATCCAGTATCAGCGGCAGGCAATCCACCAGTTTCACCTCACGCATTTTCCGGTGTGCCGGATTAAGTATCACATTAAATTCTTCCGGCACAATGGCCGACGGTACTTTCAGCATCAGCGTTTCCTGCAAGATCAGTTCCCGCGTGCCGTAGCGTACACACTCGGCCGGCGGCGGATACTTCCGCCAGTTGGGCGAAACCAGCTCCGCGTCTATTTCCTTTATCGAGCGTACCGGCACATCAAGCGTAATCAGCCGCAAATCAGGCGGCACTTGCGATACATTGTTCAGGTGCACCCTGAACTCCAGCATAGCCAGCGAACGGCTCATGGCTGTATATACACAGGCATGTCCGGGCAAATTCCAGCGCCCGCCATGAATGCGCGCCCCTTCGCCTGAAAGATCGCGTGCAAATCGCTCACGTGCTATGCGGTAAAGCAGCATAGCAATTTTAACTGAAAATGCCGTGATTAATGCGCTCCAGCTCAGAAACAACCATGCGTATGCCGAAACCGGTATCTAAGTAGGAAAGGGGAGTTTCATTGCCGAATGCCGGAATAGGCGAAGCCAGCCACGAACGGAATGCAGGCAAATTACCGAAGGTGTCTTCGCCGATTTCGTACATGCGAAGTAACTCGAGCATGCGCTCTGTGGTTTCGGGGCGGAAAGGCTCTAAATCTGATTTGCGCATGATGGTGCGGACGTTTATGCCCAGTAAGCGGGCCAGCGTGTCTAAATCAAGATCACTGATGGTGCGGAGCTCCTCCAGGTGGCGGCGATCAAAGCCCTCACGGGTAAGGCGAACATATGTAGCTGCCGGCTCTTTTACAAGCCACCCGCCCATACCTTCACCAACCGGGCCGTAGGGCCGTGGCGGAGACTGCACCCAGGGCTTCTCTTCTTTGGGAGAAGATTTTTTTCCTGAACCGCGCTTTTTCATACACAAATATATGACATTTTTCTTCCATTCGAAAGAACTTTGTCACTTTTTTACTGCAAACCCGGACAGGTGGCATTACCTGCTTTTCCGAATTTTAATCCTACGCGAAGTTCAAATGCCGGTTGTTTTATTGTGACAATGTTGTTGCTGAAAGAGCGGGTCAGATCAGGTACATAATGAAATTCGGTGAGAAATTTGAGTTTCCCGAACGATACGAATTCCACTCCGGCACCAATGCTTCCTGTAGCGTGGAATGGTGTGAATTGCTGATCGGTTTTGAATACGTATTCAAGGCGGGGGCCAATTTTTAAGTAAGGAATAATGGAAAATAATTCCTTGCGGATCATCAGGTAGTTGTTCCAGGCGGCGTAATTGTTTTTGTAGCGTGTGGTGCCCGCCGGGGTTTCCATTTTAGCGCCTTTCCCGTTATACTGAAGTTCGGTTACCCACCGGAAAGTGGGGTGTGCGCCAAATTCGGCAAACACTTCGGCATTCCAGCGCAGCAGGTACTTCAGTTTATCTTTGCCGTTGTTTTCGGCATACAGCCATTTCTGGTTGCTGTATGTAGCGCCGCCCATAATTCCAAAACCCTGAAAGAACTGAGCCTTAGCTACAGTGCCCAGCAGCAAAAGGGCAGTTAATGCAAATGTTTTCATGTTTGCCGAGTGTTTACCCAAAGGTACAATAGAAAATGCCGCTCCTCTTTTACAAGAAACGGCATTCTTCAAACATCTATTGTTTATTACTTACGAATTGTCTTCTACAGTGGCATCCGGCGCGTTGGATTTAACCGATTCAATGCCGTTTTCCATGCCTGCCGCACTTTCGTACATTTCGCTGGTGCCTATAATTTGTCCGTTTCCGGCTTTGAGCACAAAATACGGCTTACCGTTTTTCGACTCCTTTCGTTCGTAACGCTCATCGTTCGGTGCATTGGTGCGCACTGATTCAATGCCGTTTTCGCAACCGCTTTTGTTGCTGTAGCCTTCACTGGTTAGAATAACCTGTCCGTTTCCGGCTTTCAGGTTAAACTGAAACTCACCATTAGAGCGCTTGGTGATGATAAATTTTCCCATATTATGATATGAATTTGTTGTGGGAAAAGTAATCAGGATGTGCTTACATAACTATTTCTGTTGAAAAATAGTCGTGTTTGGGTTTAGAACCTGTGCCGAAACAAAGCCAAAGAATGAATTTTAAAACAGGCTCTTATGCGCTGGTGGTTTCTGCGGCTGGGGCAATTTTCTTCACCAAGCCCTGAAGCACTTTGCCGGGGCCTACTTCGGTAAAGTGGGTGGCGCCGTCGTTCACCATATGCTGTACCGACTGGGTCCAGCGCACGGGGGCGGTAAGCTGGGCTACCAGATTGGCTTTAATCTGTGCCGGGTCGCTTACGGGCATTGCATTCACGTTTTGGTAAACCGGACACACGGGCGTATTGAATTGTGTGGCGTTAATGGCGGCTTCAAGTTCCACGCGGGCAGGTTCCATGAGCGGCGAGTGGAAAGCACCGCCAACCGGCAGCACCAGTGCACGTTTGGCTCCGGCGGCTTTAAGCAGTTCGCAGGCCGTGTTTACACCGCTTACCGTGCCCGAAATTACAAGCTGGCCGGGGCAGTTGTAGTTGGCTGCCACCACAATATCGCCGCTTACCGAGGCGCAGATTTCTTCTACTTTGGCATCATCGAGACCCAGCACGGCAGCCATGGTGGAGGGTTGTGCCTCGCAGGCTTTCTGCATGGCCAGCGCGCGTTTCGACACCAGCACTACTGCATCTTCAAACGCCAGCGCACGGTTGGCCACCAGCGCCGAAAATTCGCCCAGCGAATGGCCTGCTACCATATCGGGCACAAAACTATCGCCAAGCGTGGCTGCCAAAGCTACCGAGTGAAGGAAAATAGCCGGCTGGGTTACTTTGGTTTGCTTCAGCTCCTCGTCGGTGCCGCCAAACATAATGTCGGTAAGGCGGAAGCCCAGCAACTCGTTGGCTTTGTCCATCATGCCACGGGCCAGTTCCGAGTTTTCGTACAACTCTTTACCCATGCCCGAAAACTGCGAGCCCTGGCCGGGAAATACGTATGCTTTTTTCATAAATCGGTTTCGAAGGTTAAGGCCGCTAAGATAGCGATTTTGGCAGGTGCCAAAAGCAGCACACCCGCCTGTTTCGGGCGGGTGTGCTGCTTTTAATGTATTACGTTCGCTTAATCGCGTCGGCCAAGCAGGCGCAGGATGGTGAGGAACAGGTTAATGAAGGTAATGTACAGGCCAAGTGCCTCTATTAAGGCAAATTTGGGCTGTGAGGTACCTACCTGTTCGCCGGTAAGTTTTACCTGCTGAATTTTATAGGCAATAAGACCGGTAAAAATTACCACGCAGGCAATGTCAATGATGAAGGCAAAGCCGCTGCTGCCAATAAAGGCGTTTACGAGCATAGCAATTACCACACCTACAAAACCAATCATCAGAATGGTGCCCAGACGTGAAAGGTCAGCCTTTGTAACCCAGCCGGCAAAGGCCATAATGCCAAAAACACCTGCTGTGATCAGAAACGCTTTCGCAATTACAGCACCCGCGTACGCAAAGGCAATAACGCTAAGACTCATGCCGATGGCTGTGGCATAGCCGCAAAAAAGCAATACAAGCACGCCGAACGAGAGCTTTTCAAAAGCAAAATTCATCACCAGCCCCAGCACAAGCGGCAGGAACATGACTACCCAGCCCACAATACTCATACCCGTAATGTAGCCCGAAGCCGGATCTACA contains the following coding sequences:
- the rmuC gene encoding DNA recombination protein RmuC, whose amino-acid sequence is MEIVLIFCGIAAGALLVWVLMKNRIDPQTVELKRTNAGLEAEKKSAADEVVRLRGELEREKQRFENTLKEERKNADELLNELRGSNLEFSAQLAREKEAHANLKTQLEEQKGQLEKLQERFTKEFELLANKIFEEKSQKFTDQNRTQLDILLQPLGEKLKDFEKKINDTHLEDTKERASLKEQLAQLHQLNQQMSTDAANLTRALKGDSQKRGAWGEYILTSILEKSGLVADREYKLQQSITTEENQRHRPDVIIYLPEGKHLVIDSKVSLVAYERYTSAETDDERTAALREHVAAVRKHINDLGTKNYQQLYSLNSLDFVLLFMPVEPAFAAALQGDAELFNVAFDKNIVIVSPSTLLATLRTVASIWRQENQNRNALEIARQSGKLYEKFVGFTEDLRKIGRKLEEAQAAHQEAFSKLDTGRGNLVRSAEKLKKLGARTTKSLSAEFMADDADDDDTEDEV
- the fabD gene encoding ACP S-malonyltransferase: MKKAYVFPGQGSQFSGMGKELYENSELARGMMDKANELLGFRLTDIMFGGTDEELKQTKVTQPAIFLHSVALAATLGDSFVPDMVAGHSLGEFSALVANRALAFEDAVVLVSKRALAMQKACEAQPSTMAAVLGLDDAKVEEICASVSGDIVVAANYNCPGQLVISGTVSGVNTACELLKAAGAKRALVLPVGGAFHSPLMEPARVELEAAINATQFNTPVCPVYQNVNAMPVSDPAQIKANLVAQLTAPVRWTQSVQHMVNDGATHFTEVGPGKVLQGLVKKIAPAAETTSA
- a CDS encoding RES family NAD+ phosphorylase, with the protein product MLLYRIARERFARDLSGEGARIHGGRWNLPGHACVYTAMSRSLAMLEFRVHLNNVSQVPPDLRLITLDVPVRSIKEIDAELVSPNWRKYPPPAECVRYGTRELILQETLMLKVPSAIVPEEFNVILNPAHRKMREVKLVDCLPLILDPRLFGGAQ
- a CDS encoding BamA/TamA family outer membrane protein; its protein translation is MKLRLLFVLLLLPLLIQAAGKLRLEVYENGTANVLRRYKVPETFANTAERENALNNLLRSCWNDGFLAAAYDSLQQDSMVLRAWLNAGEAYRWAFVKKGNVDEEILNAAGFRERRWRNRPLRIAEAARLQNDVLNWCENNGYPFAAVRLDSVQILPGQTISAKLHLDKSRFTRIDSIEVKGDLKLAPAFLHNYIGIAPGDAYNEQQLRAITARLRELPFLRETQSHTVLFTAKYTKLTLFLQKRRAGQFDGVAGFLPDSRTGQLVFTGDARLRLQNSFGRGELIDLNWRRLREQTQDLKARLTYPYLLRTPLGLDYTIRLYRRDTSFIDVNQNFGLLYMFSGAASLKAYVNRRNSSLLSTAAYENLTTLPPFADVNTTSWGLGFRREKLDYRLNPRRGWQLMVNADIGNRTIRQNANLNPVVYQNLKLRTVQYSAELLLDKYWPLGRRSTIKTSVQAAWLQNETIFRNELYRIGGLRSLRGFDEESIFASSYGIGTVEYRYLLETNSFFFVFADGAWYENRSKDFATDTPFGFGTGVSFETKAGILSITYALGRQFGNPVQLRDGKIHIGIVSLF
- a CDS encoding Bax inhibitor-1/YccA family protein, encoding MNNYGNQNNWNQNNNWNQSNWNNNQGFGTQTAAVTSDKAKAFLAQVMGWMFGALLLTAAVSWAFANIPALTSIMYNVDPASGYITGMSIVGWVVMFLPLVLGLVMNFAFEKLSFGVLVLLFCGYATAIGMSLSVIAFAYAGAVIAKAFLITAGVFGIMAFAGWVTKADLSRLGTILMIGFVGVVIAMLVNAFIGSSGFAFIIDIACVVIFTGLIAYKIQQVKLTGEQVGTSQPKFALIEALGLYITFINLFLTILRLLGRRD
- a CDS encoding DUF2384 domain-containing protein; the encoded protein is MKKRGSGKKSSPKEEKPWVQSPPRPYGPVGEGMGGWLVKEPAATYVRLTREGFDRRHLEELRTISDLDLDTLARLLGINVRTIMRKSDLEPFRPETTERMLELLRMYEIGEDTFGNLPAFRSWLASPIPAFGNETPLSYLDTGFGIRMVVSELERINHGIFS
- a CDS encoding YegP family protein; protein product: MGKFIITKRSNGEFQFNLKAGNGQVILTSEGYSNKSGCENGIESVRTNAPNDERYERKESKNGKPYFVLKAGNGQIIGTSEMYESAAGMENGIESVKSNAPDATVEDNS
- a CDS encoding outer membrane beta-barrel protein, with protein sequence MKTFALTALLLLGTVAKAQFFQGFGIMGGATYSNQKWLYAENNGKDKLKYLLRWNAEVFAEFGAHPTFRWVTELQYNGKGAKMETPAGTTRYKNNYAAWNNYLMIRKELFSIIPYLKIGPRLEYVFKTDQQFTPFHATGSIGAGVEFVSFGKLKFLTEFHYVPDLTRSFSNNIVTIKQPAFELRVGLKFGKAGNATCPGLQ